In the genome of Leishmania mexicana MHOM/GT/2001/U1103 complete genome, chromosome 16, one region contains:
- a CDS encoding putative kinesin, whose amino-acid sequence MTDGGVCETARVTVSVRVRPKLAHPLTPLQQSERYEQVVCIPSSDKSLRLADCRATKGTRSLHFAYDHVFDMDATQEDVYEAAVLDCVDSVLAGTNASILTYGQTGSGKTFTVLGKTAVVHNSGKGVHAVGADTGLLLRSIQDMLIFAERMRAKCERHVALGMTAIEIYMDEIRDLLREGVGGRPLQPIMTRDVLHLPHLTHVPLRTLQDAFHVYESAAVRRVQRATSANDTSSRSHAFFTIEVFQTPITPAHSSPPTLAECCALREAQCAASIAAERKQKGPQLLRSECFEGAANALLGTRSAPVMYSTLTVADLAGSEKAKHAEVRGTGFNELRHINASLTALGNVVHHLYHGTPHIPYRDSKLTMMLRDTFAAPRAQVALFVNVSPTAVTCEETLSSLYFADKIKSMRVPEPGAKSPQHAALQSAYLESIHIHDALLADAHIFQVQQEHATGLLQLAAALTPRHPLFQLPFHTPLANGTDKTTGMQVLCTRLRERLAHEESPEARVRNFLETRRRELLRDMLRQYGQRRAEVQAQIATVDEAGVDLRAELSRDESAIRQLLRKAEEATAAIMATRQELTKVKNTRLGELQRLRDFEAAANEGDGGAVDAHVADANNEASLAAFEQERATYEKALELAQLRLTLVGLMAPESTPSPSAHADGEPAAGHCRGSTTSRSCRDAASTTASSTPSKPTSIEEWLRGAVLAMTGNAVVQSSRKHPRQQQQQERLQPISLPQPFRIFNFTNSSGDPQPLPKYWSVCHRWEETGRVGADTNARAVAPDATGKGTSSMTRHLSSFDDPALLTRVTAYMDMGASLTKLDRYGRPHTRWFYLSQKANRLRLCWDESHRGPGLTGGGRVYLDSVVKITLGRSSPAFLKYATHERKSEVGDFCTSFTLTCHSHARRQQLKFVDVMCRDRAEVETWVVGLTQLAGVFPCFDGARQPIGVEYGDEEEAAVTGSDAAANADAAAAKEAQRELSDVETVLCRSWHIPAQTMLHTRREIETRRQRHQSGRLRLSPGELRGRTGLDIFRASALWLHFNREGSVVNPFKELHCYVSDRVTSW is encoded by the coding sequence ATGACAGACGGCGGCGTTTGTGAGACGGCGCGAGTGACGGTCTCAGTGCGCGTGCGACCGAAGCTTGCACATCCACTGACCCCCCTCCAGCAGAGTGAGCGCTACGAGCAGGTCGTTTGCATTCCCTCCTCTGACAAGTCGCTGCGACTCGCCGACTGTCGTGCGACGAAAGGCACTCGCAGCCTCCACTTCGCCTACGACCACGTATTTGACATGGACGCGACGCAGGAGGATGTGTACGAGGCAGCCGTGCTCGACTGCGTGGACAGTGTGCTGGCTGGCACGAACGCTTCCATTCTCACCTACGGGCAGACCGGCAGCGGAAAGACCTTCACGGTGCTGGGAAAGACGGCCGTTGTCCACAACAGTGGAAAGGGTGTACATGCCGTTGGCGCCGACACGGGCTTGCTCTTACGCTCCATTCAGGACATGTTGATCTTCGCTGAGCGCATGCGCGCCAAGTGTGAGCGCCACGTTGCGCTCGGCATGACCGCCATTGAAATCTACATGGACGAGATCCGTGACTTGTTGCGCGAGGGAGTGGGTGgccggccgctgcagcccaTCATGACGCGTGACGTCCTGCATCTGCCGCACCTCACGcatgtgccgctgcgcacgctaCAGGACGCGTTCCACGTGTACGAaagcgcagcggtgcgccgggTGCAGAGGGCGACATCTGCGAACGACACCTCTTCTCGCTCGCACGCTTTCTTCACGATCGAGGTGTTTCAGACCCCCATTACGCCCGCACACTCATCTCCGCCCACCCTGGCGGAGTGCTGCGCGCTGCGGGAGGCACAATGTGCCGCGTCGATAGCAGCGGAGCGTAAGCAGAAAGGGCCTCAACTACTGCGCAGTGAGTGCTTTGAGGGTGCCGCGAACGCGCTGCTTGGCACACGCTCCGCACCTGTCATGTACAGCACACTGACGGTGGCGGACCTTGCAGGCAGTGAGAAGGCGAAGCACGCGGAGGTGCGCGGAACCGGCTTTAACGAACTGCGACACATCAACGCTTCCCTCACCGCACTCGGCAACGTTGTTCATCACCTCTACCACGGTACGCCACACATTCCATACCGTGACAGCAAGCTCACGATGATGCTGCGCGATACGTTTGCGGCTCCCCGTGCGCAGGTGGCACTCTTCGTGAATGTGAGCCCGACAGCTGTGACGTGTGAGGAGACGCTCTCGTCGCTCTACTTTGCCGACAAGATCAAGAGTATGAGGGTGCCTGAACCCGGCGCCAAGTCGCCACAGCATGCCGCACTCCAGTCAGCGTATTTGGAGTCCATTCACATCCACGACGCTCTCCTCGCTGATGCACACATCTTTCAGGTTCAACAAGAGCACGCGACGGGGCTTCTGCAgctcgcggcggcgttgacgccgcgacaccctctGTTCCAGTTACCTTTTCACACGCCACTGGCCAACGGCACCGACAAGACAACCGGTATGCAGGTTTTGTGCACGCGCCTAAGGGAACGGCTGGCGCATGAAGAGAGCCCCGAGGCTCGCGTACGTAACTTCCTCGAGACGCGACGGAGGGAGCTCTTGAGGGACATGCTGAGGCAGTATGGTCAACGTCGCGCTGAGGTGCAAGCTCAAATCGCCACCGTTGATGAGGCAGGGGTCGATCTACGCGCCGAACTCTCTCGTGATGAGTCTGCCATCCGCCAGCTTCTcaggaaggcggaggaggctaCGGCGGCTATCATGGCAACACGGCAGGAGTTGACGAAGGTCAAAAATACGCGATTAggggagctgcagcgcttgcgcgacttcgaggcggcggcgaacgaGGGTGACGGGGGCGCCGTAGACGCGCACGTAGCCGATGCCAACAATGAGGCGAGTCTGGCTGCCTTTGAGCAAGAGAGGGCCACATACGAGAAGGCGCTGGAACTGGCGCAGCTTCGTCTCACGCTCGTGGGACTCATGGCTCCTGAATCTACTCCTTCACCATCTGCGCACGCAGACGGTGAGCCGGCTGCTGGTCATTGTCGAGGGAGCACCACCTCACGCAGTTGCAGAGACGCCGCATCCACCACGGCGTCTTCCACCCCTTCCAAGCCTACTTCTATTGAGGAGTGGCTGCGAGGCGCTGTACTGGCGATGACAGGCAACGCTGTTGTGCAGTCTTCAAGGAAGCACccgaggcagcagcagcagcaggagaggcTCCAGCCGATTTCTCTACCGCAGCCGTTCCGCATCTTCAACTTCACCAATTCCAGTGGAGATCCACAGCCCCTTCCCAAGTACTGGAGCGTGTGTCACAGGTGGGAGGAGACGGGGAGGGTGGGAGCGGACACCAACGCCCGCGCTGTTGCCCCCGATGCGACTGGGAAGGGCACCAGCAGCATGACccgccacctctcctctttcgACGACCCTGCGCTTCTGACACGGGTGACCGCTTACATGGACATGGGCGCCTCTCTCACGAAGCTCGACCGCTAtggccgcccacacacgcgatGGTTTTACCTCTCACAGAAAGCCAACCGTCTGCGGCTGTGCTGGGACGAGTCGCATCGTGGGCCGGGGCTAACAGGCGGCGGTCGTGTGTACTTGGATTCCGTGGTGAAGATTACGCTGGGTCGCTCCTCACCTGCCTTTCTTAAGTACGCCACCCACGAGCGCAAGAGCGAAGTTGGCGACTTCTGTACTTCCTTCACTCTCACCTGCCACAGCCACGCACGTAGACAGCAGTTGAAGTTTGTGGATGTCATGTGCCGTGATCGGGCAGAGGTGGAGACGTGGGTTGTTGGTCTCACTCAATTGGCCGGCGTCTTCCCGTGCTTCGACGGCGCGCGCCAGCCCATAGGGGTGGAGTATggagacgaggaagaggcagcgGTCACGGgaagcgacgccgccgccaacgccgatgccgcggcagcaaAAGAGGCACAGAGGGAGCTCTCTGACGTCGAGACGGTGCTGTGCCGTAGCTGGCACATTCCTGCTCAGACGATGCTGCACACTCGGCGAGAGATCGAGACAcgtcgacagcggcaccagTCTGGCCGGCTGCGCCTGAGCCCTGGTGAGCTGCGCGGCCGGACGGGACTCGACATCTTCAGAGCCAGTGCGTTGTGGCTGCACTTCAACCGGGAAGGCAGCGTGGTAAATCCGTTCAAGGAGCTGCACTGCTACGTATCTGATCGCGTCACATCGTGGTAG